The Haloplanus salinarum genome includes a region encoding these proteins:
- a CDS encoding xanthine dehydrogenase family protein molybdopterin-binding subunit translates to MGAESESESGSGVQSIDPDDVDAADILGSAIERREDPALLTGDAEYTDDIELPGMVHMTIKRSQHAHARIEDIDTSEAEAMDGVIEVFTAADLDVPGSLPTGWLLDSLEQVDHPILAEERVRYQGDALAVVVAEERYVAHDAVDRIDVDYDRLGAVVDPDEALDDDAPVVHDDAGDNVAFDWEIGDAEKTDAAFADADHVVDLDLENQLLIPNAMEPRAAVAEYNPSNDELAVHMTSQNPHLHRLLMSGVIDHPEHKLQVRAPDVGGGFGSKIHHYADEALVALAAKRHERPVKWTATRTETYLTDAQGRGHDTHAEMALSADGDILGFRVDTDANLGAYLSTFAPAVPTYLYGTLLSGQYDIPAIHCSVTGAFTNVPPVDAYRGAGRPEASFVVERMVHLAAKEVGMDPAEFRRRNFVGEFPYQTEVAVEYDSGDYEKTLDRALDILDYDALRERQREAREDGKYVGVGLSAYIEACGLAPSELAGQLGAQAGLWESGLVRFHPSGKVTAYCGTSGHGQGHDTTYAQIVANELGVDYDDVEVVEGDTDEIPQGMGTYGSRSAAVGGSALVKSSRKLVEKAKRIAAHQLEAAPEDVEFEGGDFQVAGAPDRSMHITEIATQAYLAHDMPDDMEPGLEATSFYDPDNFVFPFGLHAAVVEVDPATGEIEIERYVAVDDVGNQINPKIVEGQIHGGVAQGIGQALYEGAEYDDNGQLVTGSMQDYTVPKAEHVPEMETDSTCTPSPVNPLGVKGVGEAGTIAAPQAVVNAVCDALDVEHIDMPLKAEKVWRAANAATDGGEN, encoded by the coding sequence ATGGGTGCCGAATCCGAATCCGAATCCGGTTCGGGCGTCCAGTCCATCGACCCCGACGACGTCGACGCCGCGGACATCCTCGGCTCCGCCATCGAACGCCGCGAGGATCCGGCGCTCCTGACCGGCGACGCCGAGTACACCGACGACATCGAACTGCCGGGGATGGTCCACATGACCATCAAGCGGAGCCAGCACGCCCACGCCCGCATCGAGGATATCGACACGAGCGAGGCCGAGGCGATGGACGGCGTCATCGAGGTGTTCACCGCCGCCGACCTCGACGTGCCCGGCAGCCTCCCGACCGGCTGGCTGCTCGACTCGCTCGAACAGGTCGACCACCCGATCCTCGCCGAGGAGCGTGTCCGCTATCAGGGCGACGCCCTCGCGGTCGTCGTCGCCGAGGAGCGCTACGTCGCCCACGACGCCGTCGACCGGATCGACGTGGATTACGACCGCCTCGGCGCGGTGGTCGACCCGGACGAGGCGCTCGACGACGACGCGCCCGTCGTGCACGACGACGCCGGCGACAACGTCGCCTTCGACTGGGAGATCGGTGACGCCGAAAAGACCGACGCCGCCTTCGCGGACGCCGATCACGTCGTCGACCTCGATCTGGAGAATCAGCTCCTGATCCCGAACGCCATGGAGCCACGGGCCGCCGTGGCGGAGTACAACCCCTCGAACGACGAACTGGCGGTCCACATGACCTCCCAGAATCCCCACCTGCACCGCCTGCTCATGTCCGGGGTCATCGACCACCCCGAACACAAACTGCAGGTCCGTGCACCCGACGTGGGTGGCGGCTTCGGGAGCAAGATCCACCACTACGCCGACGAGGCGCTGGTCGCGCTGGCGGCCAAGCGCCACGAGCGTCCGGTGAAGTGGACGGCTACCCGCACCGAGACGTACCTCACCGACGCCCAGGGGCGCGGCCACGACACCCACGCCGAGATGGCGCTCTCCGCGGACGGCGACATCCTCGGGTTCCGGGTCGACACGGACGCCAACCTCGGCGCCTACCTCTCGACGTTCGCGCCCGCGGTGCCGACCTACCTGTACGGCACGCTCCTGTCCGGGCAGTACGACATCCCGGCGATTCACTGCTCGGTCACCGGGGCCTTTACGAACGTCCCGCCGGTCGACGCCTACCGTGGCGCCGGTCGCCCCGAGGCCTCCTTCGTCGTCGAGCGGATGGTCCACCTCGCCGCCAAGGAGGTGGGGATGGATCCCGCCGAGTTCCGACGACGCAACTTCGTCGGGGAGTTCCCCTACCAGACCGAAGTCGCCGTCGAGTACGACAGCGGGGACTACGAGAAGACCCTCGACCGGGCCCTCGACATCCTCGACTACGACGCCCTCCGCGAGCGACAGCGGGAGGCGCGCGAGGACGGCAAGTACGTCGGTGTCGGCCTCTCGGCGTACATCGAGGCCTGCGGGCTGGCCCCCTCGGAACTGGCCGGCCAACTCGGCGCCCAGGCCGGCCTGTGGGAGAGCGGGCTCGTGCGGTTCCACCCGTCCGGGAAGGTGACCGCCTACTGTGGCACCTCCGGCCACGGTCAGGGACACGACACCACCTACGCCCAGATCGTCGCCAACGAACTCGGCGTCGACTACGACGACGTGGAGGTCGTCGAGGGCGACACCGACGAGATCCCACAGGGGATGGGGACCTACGGAAGCCGGAGCGCCGCCGTCGGCGGCAGCGCGCTCGTGAAGAGCTCCCGGAAGCTCGTCGAGAAGGCGAAACGGATCGCGGCCCACCAGCTCGAGGCCGCCCCCGAGGACGTCGAGTTCGAGGGCGGCGACTTCCAGGTCGCCGGCGCACCGGACCGCTCCATGCACATCACCGAAATCGCCACGCAGGCGTATCTCGCCCACGACATGCCCGACGACATGGAGCCCGGTCTGGAGGCGACCTCGTTCTACGATCCGGACAACTTCGTGTTCCCGTTCGGTCTCCACGCCGCGGTCGTCGAGGTGGATCCCGCCACCGGGGAGATCGAGATCGAACGCTACGTCGCCGTCGACGACGTGGGCAACCAGATCAACCCAAAGATCGTCGAGGGACAGATCCACGGCGGCGTCGCTCAGGGGATCGGTCAGGCGCTCTACGAGGGGGCCGAATACGACGACAACGGCCAACTCGTGACGGGATCGATGCAGGATTACACCGTCCCGAAGGCCGAACACGTCCCCGAGATGGAGACGGACTCCACCTGTACGCCGAGCCCGGTGAATCCACTGGGCGTCAAGGGCGTCGGCGAGGCCGGCACCATCGCCGCGCCGCAGGCGGTCGTCAACGCCGTCTGTGACGCGCTCGACGTCGAGCACATCGACATGCCGCTGAAAGCGGAGAAAGTGTGGCGCGCCGCCAACGCCGCGACCGACGGGGGTGAGAACTGA
- a CDS encoding (2Fe-2S)-binding protein: MAREISLTVNGTEHELSVEPRTLLINVLRDELDYTGPNVGCESSMCGACTVHLDGEAVKSCTLLAVQADGAEVTTVEGLADDAEFHPIQQGFQEEHGLQCGYCTPGMMMTATELLERNPDPSEEEIREALEGNLCRCTGYQNIVRAVENAAEKMQERPAVADGGGD, from the coding sequence ATGGCACGCGAGATTTCACTCACGGTAAACGGCACCGAACACGAACTGAGCGTCGAGCCACGCACCCTGCTGATCAACGTCCTTCGGGACGAACTCGACTACACCGGCCCGAACGTGGGCTGTGAGAGCAGCATGTGCGGGGCGTGTACGGTCCACCTCGACGGCGAGGCCGTCAAGTCCTGTACCCTCCTCGCGGTCCAGGCCGACGGCGCCGAGGTGACGACCGTCGAGGGCCTCGCCGACGACGCCGAGTTCCACCCCATCCAGCAGGGGTTCCAGGAGGAACACGGCCTGCAGTGTGGCTACTGTACGCCCGGGATGATGATGACCGCGACCGAACTGTTGGAGCGGAATCCGGATCCGAGCGAGGAGGAGATCCGGGAGGCACTCGAAGGCAACCTCTGTCGGTGTACGGGGTATCAGAACATCGTCCGCGCGGTGGAGAACGCGGCCGAGAAGATGCAGGAACGGCCCGCGGTGGCCGACGGAGGGGGTGACTGA
- a CDS encoding CoxG family protein: MEFDGTFGLDDVTTEEVWLALSDPVMIENALPGCQFLVEVDDPDDVDFEALEEAAADEENPPTLPEADPEDVAERGLVEGGHYAALVQVGVGSVKPRFETVVTIDRREFPEMDASGQGSASDSSFEMDSGMTLVETENGVDVEWWTEADVFGRVAQMGQRVINPVANRVVGRFFKQVQKELSDVGDESSGLRDRISNYI; this comes from the coding sequence ATGGAGTTCGACGGGACGTTCGGTCTGGACGACGTGACGACCGAGGAGGTGTGGCTCGCCCTGTCGGATCCGGTGATGATCGAGAACGCGCTCCCGGGGTGTCAGTTCCTCGTCGAGGTCGACGACCCCGACGACGTGGACTTCGAGGCCCTCGAGGAGGCGGCCGCCGACGAGGAGAACCCGCCGACGCTCCCCGAGGCCGACCCCGAGGACGTGGCCGAACGGGGCCTCGTCGAGGGGGGGCATTACGCCGCCCTCGTGCAGGTCGGCGTCGGGAGCGTCAAGCCGCGATTCGAGACGGTGGTGACCATCGACCGGCGGGAGTTCCCGGAGATGGACGCCTCCGGACAGGGGAGCGCGAGCGACTCCTCGTTCGAGATGGATTCGGGGATGACACTCGTCGAGACGGAGAACGGCGTCGACGTGGAGTGGTGGACCGAGGCCGACGTGTTCGGCCGCGTCGCCCAGATGGGCCAACGCGTCATCAACCCGGTCGCCAACCGCGTCGTCGGTCGGTTCTTCAAACAGGTACAGAAGGAGTTGAGCGACGTCGGCGACGAATCGTCCGGTCTCCGCGACCGCATCAGCAACTACATCTGA
- a CDS encoding molybdopterin molybdotransferase MoeA yields MSDEPDRAAVAAIAAGLRETVACDTGTVPLDAIDGRRLAEPVVASAPLPAHDYATMDGFAVATGDGLPLSIRGRDIGPDDDQSGHEPGTATPIATGAPLPRGADAVVPEEDARVVDGTLRGPRAGAGSHVIGRGSHVGAGETVLARGTVLSARNAALLRDLGRERVVVERPLSVGVVATGDEVAADVQPDRDSEAVAGLVRRWGHEATIERPIPDDPAVLRERLAALAADHDVLVTSGGTSVGSGDHTVDALADLGTVVQRGIALRPGRPVACVRLDEYDAVGVALPGKPVAAYVATVAVVAPLVGGERSHVWRTATAACDLALPEAPIEYALPVVVEDGTAIPVGSPASDVSLYDDRYRPGRVAACPRVLGADGIVFRTEPLAAGERLRWTPFAALEAL; encoded by the coding sequence GTGAGCGACGAACCCGACCGGGCGGCCGTGGCGGCCATCGCCGCGGGCCTCCGGGAAACGGTCGCGTGCGACACGGGGACGGTCCCGCTCGACGCGATCGACGGACGCAGGCTCGCGGAGCCGGTCGTCGCGTCGGCACCGCTCCCGGCCCACGACTACGCGACGATGGACGGGTTCGCCGTCGCCACGGGGGACGGACTCCCGCTGTCGATCCGTGGACGGGATATCGGGCCGGACGACGATCAGAGCGGCCACGAACCCGGAACGGCGACCCCGATAGCCACCGGCGCGCCGTTGCCCCGCGGTGCCGACGCCGTCGTTCCCGAGGAAGACGCACGCGTCGTCGACGGGACGCTCCGCGGGCCGCGTGCCGGGGCGGGGAGCCACGTGATCGGCCGCGGGAGCCACGTCGGTGCCGGCGAGACGGTGCTCGCACGCGGAACCGTGCTGTCGGCGCGCAACGCGGCCCTCCTCCGTGATCTGGGACGGGAACGCGTCGTGGTCGAGCGGCCCCTTTCGGTCGGGGTCGTCGCGACCGGCGACGAGGTGGCGGCCGACGTCCAGCCGGACCGGGACTCGGAGGCGGTCGCCGGTCTCGTCCGTCGGTGGGGACACGAGGCGACGATCGAACGTCCGATCCCCGACGATCCGGCGGTGCTTCGCGAGCGACTGGCCGCCCTCGCGGCCGACCACGACGTCCTCGTCACCTCCGGCGGGACGAGCGTCGGATCCGGGGATCACACCGTCGACGCACTGGCTGACCTCGGGACGGTCGTCCAGCGGGGGATCGCCCTCCGACCCGGTCGACCGGTGGCGTGCGTCCGCCTCGACGAGTACGACGCCGTCGGGGTCGCGCTCCCCGGCAAACCGGTCGCGGCCTACGTCGCCACCGTCGCCGTCGTGGCCCCCCTCGTCGGCGGGGAGCGCTCCCACGTCTGGCGAACCGCCACGGCCGCCTGCGATCTGGCGCTCCCCGAGGCCCCGATCGAGTACGCGCTGCCGGTCGTGGTCGAGGACGGAACCGCGATCCCCGTCGGCTCGCCGGCGTCGGACGTCTCCCTGTACGACGACCGCTATCGCCCCGGTCGGGTCGCCGCCTGCCCGCGCGTCCTCGGCGCGGACGGGATCGTGTTCCGCACCGAACCGCTGGCCGCGGGCGAGCGACTCCGGTGGACGCCCTTCGCGGCGCTGGAGGCGCTGTGA
- a CDS encoding nucleotidyltransferase family protein, whose amino-acid sequence MTGSLPVRSPPFRPTRTASVAGVVLAAGTSSRYGTANKLLARIDGDPVVARALRPYLDAGFDPVVVVVGYDHERVRDALPGGVTVVHNPEYADGQASSVRTGIDAVTGTADAAVVGLGDMPFLRTETVRLLGRAFRAGAGDPLAAAVDGERGNPVCFGERWFADLRAVDGDVGGRDLLLSAPDAALVETGDPGVRRDVDRPEDLRSP is encoded by the coding sequence GTGACCGGATCGTTGCCCGTCCGCTCGCCGCCCTTCCGGCCGACGCGGACGGCGAGTGTCGCCGGTGTCGTCCTCGCGGCGGGGACGAGCTCCCGGTACGGAACGGCGAACAAACTCCTCGCACGGATCGACGGCGATCCGGTCGTCGCTCGCGCGCTCCGTCCCTACCTCGATGCCGGTTTCGACCCGGTGGTCGTCGTCGTCGGTTACGATCACGAACGCGTGCGCGACGCCCTCCCCGGCGGGGTCACCGTCGTCCACAACCCGGAGTACGCGGACGGCCAGGCGTCGTCGGTGCGGACGGGGATCGACGCCGTCACGGGGACCGCCGACGCCGCCGTCGTCGGTCTCGGCGACATGCCGTTCCTCCGGACGGAGACGGTCCGACTCCTCGGTCGCGCGTTCCGTGCGGGCGCTGGCGATCCGCTCGCGGCGGCGGTCGACGGGGAGCGCGGCAACCCGGTCTGTTTCGGCGAGCGGTGGTTCGCCGATCTGCGTGCGGTGGATGGCGACGTCGGCGGTCGCGACCTGTTGCTCTCGGCACCCGACGCCGCGCTCGTCGAGACCGGCGATCCCGGGGTCCGACGCGACGTCGATCGGCCGGAGGACCTACGGTCGCCGTGA
- a CDS encoding ArsR/SmtB family transcription factor, with the protein MTSYTPPPTPDEQQDTDRTDEVLALLEDDYSRAILEALHADPRPARGLVEACDASRATIYRRLDRLEDAGLVDSWLSYDADGHHRTVFEATLDAVTVGLDGDGIGVTVTTDDAAADGSVAGD; encoded by the coding sequence ATGACGTCGTACACGCCGCCCCCGACCCCGGACGAGCAACAGGACACCGATCGAACCGACGAGGTGTTGGCGCTGCTCGAGGACGATTACAGTCGCGCCATCCTCGAAGCGCTCCACGCCGACCCCCGGCCCGCACGTGGCCTGGTCGAGGCGTGTGATGCGTCCCGGGCCACGATCTACCGCCGACTGGACCGCCTCGAGGACGCCGGACTGGTGGACTCGTGGCTGTCGTACGACGCGGACGGCCACCACCGAACCGTCTTCGAAGCGACCCTCGACGCCGTCACCGTCGGCCTCGACGGCGACGGCATCGGCGTGACCGTCACCACCGACGACGCGGCCGCCGACGGCTCCGTCGCCGGGGACTGA
- a CDS encoding PAS domain S-box protein, translating into MSSLRSGSITVAVVGTDDTAAAFRSGVDAAESPIRVETLPPAVVGADAATDADCLLVDDGAPGVDGAAAAAATVPTVVLVDDEYDRTTAALSAGAAAALPRRLVTDDPDLLATRLAALVDCEHERAAAEEREKYSTLVEQSSDGVVVVQDGEFTFVNERFAEITGYDRETLLEGPFHEVFTPESRELVRDRYRRRVAGESPPDRYDVQVETADGDVRTLELVVSRIQHGGEPATMVNFRDVTERRRREREYEQIFDGVNDTISVHDPESGEMIDANESLCALLGYEKTELLDLGATAISVEGEGFTEERGKEIIESVVESGESRQVEWQVETRDGERRWLEINATTARIGGETRYLAIGRDVTERKRRRREYEQIFNGVTDVINVYDPETATIVATNDAMCDLTGYDRETILGSGLETVTADDEGYTAERAAELIREITAADETRELEWALETADDEIRWLDVTATPTAINGEERLLTISRDVTERRRTERRLRAILDRIDEAVYLGRVDELDHASPNPDFLSSGYEEIWGQPLSTLHERYPDGFFGTLHEDDETGYRAFIDRIQRDVASGSAADSYAREYRIERPDGEIRWVHSDFYPTDWTAEPPRIVIVSRDVTERKARERRMASFNAATEDLATADRPVEAARMAVEAATETLDLSAVCAFLYDDDEGVLRPEVCAGRVPEGLRERVVDADGGPLWDAFATGTVVTPSDAPDVAGLADWRALALGNHGVLLVGNPDRSLDSDTIQAAHVLAATLDAALNHLRGKRRLAAQEERLRTQTERAERLDRIATLTQQVEAAITDASGASEVERAVCDRLADTGPYERTWIGGVEVGADRLTPRVAAGAEPAAVAGGTAPSTADAGPDPHPAVRAWRSDAVQVTDSVVTDGPSADWRRAALADGVQSVCAVPLIYDGITHGVLVVGASSPNAFGERVRNVLDQLGTSVGYALAAIQRRRALESDETVELVFRGDGGDAVSLPFARAARAADCRVRHERTVARDGGVSVFYTFGTDADAARPVADRTLPGSTSVVTDDADSTLVEARTDTWFGSPLAEYGAVLRRAVATPEGTTIAVEVSAQADLRSFADRLRELAPAVELAAKRQHRRQDRTPEELRDRVTERLTDRQRESLTTALAAGYFEWPRESDGSAVAERLGITQPTFNKHLRLAERKTFSLLFGDADAP; encoded by the coding sequence ATGTCATCGCTCCGCTCCGGATCGATCACCGTCGCCGTCGTCGGCACCGACGACACGGCCGCGGCGTTCCGATCGGGAGTCGACGCCGCCGAGTCTCCGATACGCGTCGAGACCCTCCCTCCTGCGGTCGTCGGTGCGGACGCGGCCACGGATGCCGACTGCCTCCTCGTGGACGACGGGGCACCCGGTGTCGACGGCGCCGCCGCCGCCGCTGCCACCGTCCCCACGGTCGTGCTGGTGGACGACGAGTACGACCGGACGACGGCAGCGCTGTCGGCCGGGGCCGCCGCCGCGCTCCCCCGCCGACTCGTCACCGACGACCCCGACCTGCTGGCGACTCGCCTCGCCGCGCTCGTGGACTGCGAACACGAGCGGGCCGCGGCCGAGGAACGCGAGAAGTACTCGACGCTGGTCGAGCAGAGTTCGGACGGCGTCGTCGTCGTCCAGGACGGGGAGTTCACGTTCGTCAACGAGCGGTTCGCGGAGATCACCGGCTACGACCGGGAGACGCTCCTCGAGGGTCCCTTCCACGAGGTGTTCACCCCGGAGAGCCGGGAGCTGGTCCGGGATCGGTACCGGCGCCGCGTCGCCGGCGAATCGCCGCCCGACCGGTACGACGTCCAGGTGGAGACCGCCGACGGCGACGTGCGGACGCTCGAACTGGTCGTCTCCCGCATCCAGCACGGCGGGGAGCCGGCGACGATGGTCAACTTCCGGGACGTGACCGAGCGCCGGCGCCGCGAACGCGAGTACGAGCAGATCTTCGACGGCGTCAACGACACCATCTCGGTTCACGACCCCGAATCGGGCGAGATGATCGACGCCAACGAGAGCCTGTGTGCTCTCCTTGGCTACGAGAAGACGGAGTTACTCGACCTGGGGGCGACGGCGATCAGCGTCGAAGGCGAGGGGTTCACCGAGGAGCGCGGCAAGGAGATCATCGAGTCGGTCGTCGAGTCCGGCGAGTCGAGGCAAGTCGAGTGGCAAGTCGAGACCCGGGACGGCGAGCGGCGGTGGCTGGAGATCAACGCGACGACCGCACGGATCGGTGGCGAGACGCGATATCTGGCCATCGGTCGCGACGTGACCGAGCGCAAGCGACGCCGACGCGAGTACGAACAGATCTTCAACGGCGTCACCGACGTGATCAACGTCTACGACCCCGAGACGGCGACCATCGTCGCGACCAACGACGCGATGTGCGACCTGACCGGCTACGACCGGGAGACGATCCTCGGGAGCGGCTTGGAGACGGTCACCGCGGACGACGAAGGGTACACCGCCGAGCGGGCCGCCGAACTGATCCGGGAGATCACTGCCGCCGACGAGACGCGGGAACTGGAGTGGGCACTCGAGACGGCCGACGACGAGATCCGCTGGCTCGACGTCACCGCCACCCCGACGGCCATCAACGGCGAGGAACGACTGCTCACCATCTCGCGTGACGTGACCGAGCGCCGACGCACGGAGCGACGACTGCGGGCCATCCTCGACCGCATCGACGAGGCGGTCTACCTCGGGCGGGTCGACGAACTCGATCACGCGTCCCCGAACCCCGACTTCCTGAGTTCCGGCTACGAGGAGATCTGGGGTCAGCCGCTCTCGACCCTCCACGAGCGGTATCCGGACGGCTTCTTCGGGACGCTCCACGAGGACGACGAGACGGGCTATCGCGCGTTCATCGACCGGATCCAGCGTGACGTCGCCTCGGGGTCGGCCGCGGACAGCTACGCTCGCGAGTACCGGATCGAGCGGCCGGATGGCGAAATCCGGTGGGTCCACTCCGATTTCTACCCCACCGACTGGACGGCCGAACCGCCCAGAATCGTGATCGTCAGCCGCGACGTGACCGAGCGGAAGGCCCGCGAGCGACGGATGGCGTCGTTCAACGCCGCGACCGAGGACCTCGCGACCGCCGACCGGCCGGTGGAGGCCGCCCGGATGGCCGTCGAGGCGGCGACCGAGACGCTCGATCTGTCCGCCGTCTGTGCCTTCCTCTACGACGACGACGAGGGTGTCCTCCGGCCCGAAGTGTGTGCGGGGCGCGTCCCCGAGGGGCTCCGCGAACGGGTCGTCGACGCCGACGGGGGGCCGCTCTGGGACGCGTTCGCCACCGGGACGGTGGTCACGCCGTCGGACGCCCCCGACGTCGCCGGCCTCGCCGACTGGCGGGCGCTCGCCCTCGGCAACCACGGCGTCCTCCTGGTCGGGAACCCGGACCGCTCGCTCGACTCGGACACGATTCAGGCCGCACACGTCCTGGCGGCGACCCTCGACGCCGCGCTCAACCACCTGCGGGGCAAGCGTCGCCTCGCCGCACAGGAGGAGCGGCTCCGCACCCAGACCGAACGCGCCGAACGGCTGGACCGCATCGCCACCCTCACCCAGCAGGTCGAGGCGGCGATCACCGACGCCTCGGGCGCCTCGGAGGTCGAACGCGCGGTGTGTGACCGCCTCGCCGACACTGGGCCCTACGAGCGCACCTGGATCGGCGGGGTCGAGGTCGGCGCCGACCGACTCACGCCCCGGGTCGCCGCCGGCGCCGAACCGGCGGCCGTGGCCGGCGGGACGGCCCCCTCGACGGCGGACGCCGGCCCCGACCCCCATCCCGCCGTTCGCGCCTGGCGATCCGACGCGGTGCAGGTCACCGATTCGGTGGTCACCGACGGGCCGAGCGCCGACTGGCGCCGGGCGGCGCTCGCCGACGGCGTCCAGTCGGTCTGTGCCGTCCCGTTGATCTACGACGGCATCACGCACGGCGTCCTCGTGGTGGGTGCGTCCTCGCCGAACGCCTTCGGCGAGCGGGTGCGGAACGTCCTCGATCAACTCGGGACCTCCGTCGGGTACGCCCTCGCCGCCATCCAGCGCCGGCGCGCACTGGAGTCCGACGAGACGGTCGAACTCGTCTTCCGGGGCGACGGCGGCGACGCCGTGAGCCTGCCGTTCGCCCGGGCCGCCCGTGCGGCCGACTGCCGGGTGCGACACGAACGGACCGTCGCACGCGACGGCGGTGTGAGCGTCTTTTACACCTTCGGGACCGACGCCGACGCCGCCCGACCGGTGGCCGACCGCACCCTCCCGGGATCGACCTCGGTCGTGACCGACGACGCCGACTCGACGCTCGTCGAGGCCCGCACCGACACCTGGTTCGGGTCGCCGCTGGCGGAGTACGGCGCCGTCCTCCGGCGGGCGGTGGCGACTCCCGAGGGCACGACCATCGCCGTCGAGGTGTCGGCCCAGGCCGACCTCCGCTCGTTCGCCGACCGTCTCCGCGAACTCGCCCCCGCGGTCGAACTGGCCGCGAAGCGGCAACACCGCCGCCAGGACCGGACGCCGGAGGAACTCCGCGACCGGGTGACCGAACGACTCACCGACCGCCAGCGGGAGTCGCTGACGACGGCGCTCGCGGCGGGATACTTCGAGTGGCCCCGCGAGAGCGACGGGAGCGCGGTCGCCGAACGGCTCGGCATCACCCAGCCGACGTTCAACAAACACCTGCGTCTCGCCGAGCGGAAGACGTTCTCCCTGCTGTTCGGCGACGCCGACGCGCCGTGA
- a CDS encoding universal stress protein, translated as MAPSHVLVPLDGSPLADEALERALELFDCRVTVLNVVTPIDESMSESGILEPDEDRREGAHERAERVVERARRRAADADRTVETAVVTGDPAETILEYVADNDVDHVVMGGHGGERSGIARRLLGTVSTRVVGEAPATVTVVR; from the coding sequence ATGGCGCCATCGCACGTCCTCGTTCCGCTGGACGGATCGCCGCTGGCGGACGAGGCACTCGAGCGGGCGCTCGAACTCTTCGACTGTCGGGTGACAGTCCTGAACGTGGTGACACCGATCGACGAGTCGATGAGCGAGAGTGGGATTCTCGAGCCCGACGAGGACCGGCGCGAGGGCGCGCATGAGCGCGCCGAGCGGGTCGTCGAACGAGCGAGACGTCGAGCCGCCGACGCCGATCGGACGGTCGAGACGGCCGTGGTGACCGGGGACCCGGCGGAGACCATCCTCGAATACGTCGCGGACAACGACGTCGACCACGTCGTGATGGGCGGACACGGCGGTGAGCGAAGCGGTATCGCTCGCCGGTTGCTCGGAACCGTGTCGACGAGGGTCGTCGGCGAGGCCCCCGCGACCGTGACCGTCGTCCGCTGA